One genomic region from Jiangella sp. DSM 45060 encodes:
- a CDS encoding sugar ABC transporter substrate-binding protein, whose product MRVRSVAVAAAAALTVAACGGSDDDTAGGGGGSSEITVWMYPVIPDQDASIAFWEQVEADFEAEHEDIDLTIEQQPWEGRDEKIATAIASGQGPDLVLLTPDQTLQYQVSGGLKPLDGAVEDDRDAYLPSALDVVTFEDELYGVPIYHTSTTTAYNMAAFQAAGITEPPATWDDVLAAAPALAANGVSVLDYSGSPETTLNLTFYPLLWQAGGTIFTEDGSDVAFDGPEGLEALQFLLDLQEAGGLPADAATKTNLVDGGPLTTGTTAMTYAITMPDIEIMRTSLGAENVVVGPPLTGEEQVSFGIPGVLALTSINDDEDAAYEVASFIASPDVNAALNAEAGTFPARTDVEAPTGDEALATLSDALQYARPGEVEPTSRQVMAVLSAQLQAALQGSKSPEDALADAASEARDLIARGG is encoded by the coding sequence GTGCGAGTTCGAAGTGTGGCAGTCGCGGCGGCAGCCGCGCTGACCGTGGCCGCGTGCGGCGGGTCTGATGACGACACGGCCGGTGGTGGCGGTGGCTCGTCCGAGATCACGGTGTGGATGTACCCGGTGATCCCGGACCAGGACGCCAGCATCGCGTTCTGGGAGCAGGTCGAGGCCGACTTCGAGGCCGAGCACGAGGACATCGACCTGACCATCGAGCAGCAGCCGTGGGAGGGCAGGGACGAGAAGATCGCGACCGCGATCGCGTCCGGCCAGGGTCCGGACCTCGTCCTGCTGACGCCCGACCAGACCCTGCAGTACCAGGTCAGCGGCGGGCTGAAGCCGCTCGACGGCGCCGTCGAGGACGACCGCGACGCCTACCTGCCGAGCGCGCTGGACGTCGTCACGTTCGAGGACGAGCTGTACGGCGTGCCGATCTACCACACCAGCACGACGACGGCGTACAACATGGCCGCCTTCCAGGCGGCCGGCATCACCGAGCCGCCGGCCACGTGGGACGACGTCCTGGCGGCGGCGCCCGCGCTGGCGGCGAACGGGGTCTCCGTGCTCGACTACTCCGGCTCCCCGGAGACGACGCTGAACCTCACCTTCTACCCGCTGCTGTGGCAGGCCGGCGGCACCATCTTCACCGAGGACGGCTCCGACGTCGCCTTCGACGGGCCCGAGGGCCTGGAGGCGCTGCAGTTCCTCCTCGACCTCCAGGAGGCCGGCGGCCTCCCGGCCGACGCGGCCACGAAGACGAACCTCGTCGACGGCGGACCGCTGACCACGGGCACGACGGCCATGACGTACGCCATCACCATGCCCGACATCGAGATCATGCGCACCAGCCTCGGCGCCGAGAACGTGGTGGTCGGCCCGCCGCTGACCGGTGAAGAGCAGGTGAGCTTCGGCATCCCCGGCGTCCTGGCGCTGACCAGCATCAACGACGACGAGGACGCGGCGTACGAAGTGGCCTCGTTCATCGCGAGCCCGGACGTCAACGCGGCGCTGAACGCCGAGGCGGGCACGTTCCCGGCCCGCACCGACGTCGAGGCGCCCACCGGCGACGAGGCGCTGGCGACGCTCAGCGACGCGCTGCAGTACGCTCGCCCGGGCGAGGTGGAGCCGACCTCCCGTCAGGTCATGGCGGTGCTGTCGGCGCAGCTGCAGGCCGCCCTGCAGGGCTCGAAGTCGCCCGAGGACGCACTGGCCGACGCCGCCTCGGAGGCGCGCGACCTGATCGCCCGTGGCGGCTGA
- a CDS encoding ABC-F family ATP-binding cassette domain-containing protein translates to MSLLSVRALSISYAGRRVLDGVGYDATAGERLGIVGENGAGKSTLLRLSAGVERPDSGTVERHGSLGYLTQEPDLPAGSTVDGAVDAALAEFRVLEQRMRAAEARLAEGDQSVLDEYGDLLAEFEHRDGWSADARAARALAGLGLADVAGERPVDTLSGGQRSRLALALALVRAPDVLLLDEPTNHLDDDAIEFLEEALRAHRGAVVIVSHDRAFLDGVATSILDLDPALTVDRDGVPHVGPARYTGTYTDYLAGKAAARARWEQAFATWSDDVDAARAVVKQDARRIGHEGRGRRDNDKFVAHFLSQKVDAAVSRRVRDAENRLRRLEELRIPKPPRLLTFDGALGADVPDGVLIAVRDVKVPGRITARAMDVTRDTRLMITGRNGSGKSSLLSVLAGALEPETGDVLRSRRLRIGWLPQTGSFADPSLTAVQAFAAGRPGPADEYQAELAGLGLLPGPALATPVGALSVGQQRRLALARLLVTRPQVLLLDEPTNHLSLGLVEELEAAVDGAGLAVVVVTHDRWARRRWQGERAEVVHNELLLG, encoded by the coding sequence GTGTCTCTCCTCTCTGTTCGCGCCCTTTCCATCTCCTACGCCGGTCGCCGGGTGCTCGACGGTGTCGGCTACGACGCCACCGCGGGCGAGCGGCTCGGGATCGTCGGCGAGAACGGGGCCGGCAAGTCGACGCTGCTGCGGCTGTCCGCGGGGGTGGAGCGGCCCGACTCCGGCACCGTCGAACGGCACGGCAGCCTCGGCTACCTCACCCAGGAGCCCGACCTGCCGGCCGGCAGCACCGTCGACGGCGCCGTCGACGCCGCGCTGGCGGAGTTCCGTGTCCTCGAGCAGCGCATGCGCGCCGCCGAGGCGCGGCTCGCCGAGGGCGACCAGTCGGTGCTGGACGAGTACGGCGACCTGCTGGCCGAGTTCGAGCACCGCGACGGCTGGTCCGCCGACGCCCGGGCGGCCAGGGCGCTGGCCGGCCTCGGCCTGGCCGACGTGGCGGGGGAGCGGCCGGTCGACACCCTGTCCGGCGGGCAGCGGTCGCGGCTGGCGCTGGCGCTCGCACTGGTCCGGGCGCCCGACGTGCTGCTGCTGGACGAGCCGACGAACCATCTCGACGACGACGCGATCGAGTTCCTCGAGGAGGCGCTGCGGGCGCACCGCGGCGCCGTCGTCATCGTCTCGCACGACCGCGCGTTCCTCGACGGCGTCGCGACGTCCATCCTCGACCTCGACCCGGCGCTGACGGTCGACCGCGACGGCGTCCCGCACGTCGGGCCGGCCCGCTACACCGGCACGTACACCGACTACCTGGCCGGCAAGGCCGCCGCCCGGGCCCGGTGGGAGCAGGCGTTCGCCACCTGGTCCGACGACGTCGACGCCGCGCGCGCCGTCGTCAAGCAGGACGCCCGCCGCATCGGGCACGAGGGCCGCGGCCGCCGCGACAACGACAAGTTCGTCGCGCACTTCCTCAGCCAGAAGGTCGACGCGGCGGTGTCGCGGCGGGTGCGCGACGCCGAGAACCGGCTGCGCCGGCTCGAGGAGCTGCGCATCCCGAAGCCGCCGCGGCTGCTGACCTTCGACGGCGCGCTCGGCGCCGACGTGCCCGACGGCGTGCTGATCGCCGTGCGCGACGTGAAGGTGCCCGGCCGCATCACCGCCCGCGCGATGGACGTCACCCGCGACACCCGGCTGATGATCACCGGTCGCAACGGCTCCGGCAAGTCGTCGCTGCTGTCGGTGCTGGCCGGGGCGCTCGAGCCCGAGACGGGCGACGTGCTGCGGTCGCGCCGGCTGCGGATCGGCTGGCTGCCGCAGACCGGCAGCTTCGCCGACCCGTCACTGACGGCGGTGCAGGCGTTCGCGGCCGGGCGCCCCGGGCCGGCGGACGAGTACCAGGCCGAGCTGGCCGGCCTCGGGCTGCTGCCCGGCCCGGCGCTGGCGACGCCGGTCGGTGCGCTGTCGGTCGGGCAGCAGCGGCGGCTCGCGCTGGCCCGGCTGCTGGTGACGCGGCCGCAGGTGCTGCTCCTCGACGAGCCGACGAACCACCTGTCACTGGGGCTGGTCGAGGAGCTCGAAGCCGCCGTCGACGGCGCCGGCCTGGCCGTCGTCGTGGTGACGCACGACCGGTGGGCGCGGCGCCGCTGGCAGGGCGAACGCGCCGAGGTTGTCCACAACGAGCTGTTGCTCGGCTAG
- a CDS encoding rRNA adenine dimethyltransferase family protein, producing MPRHSRTHQRPNRQNRPSRSGRSTGGERDERRTGGAPRARSERRNGNGAGEPNHAGIHLLRDPAVSARMVRSSGAGPGDLVMELGAGLGALTAPLAATGARVIAVERDPRFVAKLERRFAGIGEVRVVEADARSVMLPRRPYAVVANIPYAISTALLRRLLDPEATSVEAADLLVEWGFAKRMTDARPRDLEVAWWQARFELSIAARVRPGSFRPAPSVDSAHLVIRRRADVSRPQARLARKLLQDAYRAPRRPVREVLGAHVPKKRAHRLLTSTGIDPPVVAGTIPTTTWLALAGELTADAADAGRTAPADDRRRPRPSSPARTPAEER from the coding sequence ATGCCACGGCATTCCCGCACCCACCAGCGCCCGAACCGCCAGAACCGTCCCAGCCGCTCCGGCCGCTCCACCGGCGGCGAGAGGGATGAACGCCGCACCGGCGGCGCACCCAGGGCGCGCAGCGAGCGCCGCAACGGCAACGGCGCCGGCGAGCCGAACCATGCCGGCATCCACCTGCTCCGCGACCCGGCGGTGAGCGCGCGCATGGTGCGCTCGTCCGGCGCGGGACCGGGCGACCTGGTGATGGAGCTGGGCGCCGGGCTCGGCGCGCTGACCGCACCGCTGGCGGCCACCGGCGCCCGCGTCATCGCCGTCGAACGGGACCCGCGGTTCGTGGCGAAGCTGGAGCGGCGCTTCGCCGGCATCGGCGAGGTGCGCGTGGTCGAGGCCGACGCGCGCAGCGTCATGCTGCCGCGGCGCCCGTACGCCGTGGTCGCGAACATCCCGTACGCCATCTCGACGGCGCTGCTGCGCCGCCTGCTGGATCCGGAGGCGACGTCCGTCGAGGCCGCGGACCTGCTGGTCGAGTGGGGGTTCGCCAAGCGCATGACGGACGCCCGCCCGCGCGACCTCGAGGTCGCGTGGTGGCAGGCCCGGTTCGAGCTGAGCATCGCCGCACGGGTCCGGCCGGGCAGCTTCCGGCCGGCGCCGTCGGTCGACTCCGCGCACCTGGTGATCCGCCGCCGCGCGGACGTGTCGCGGCCGCAGGCCCGGCTGGCCCGCAAACTCCTGCAGGACGCCTACCGCGCGCCGCGGCGGCCGGTACGCGAGGTCCTCGGTGCGCATGTGCCGAAGAAGCGCGCCCACCGGCTACTGACGTCGACGGGCATCGACCCGCCGGTCGTCGCCGGGACGATCCCGACGACGACGTGGCTGGCGCTGGCCGGTGAGCTCACCGCCGATGCCGCGGATGCAGGTCGAACCGCGCCAGCTGACGACCGGCGACGCCCCAGGCCTTCCAGCCCCGCTCGAACTCCAGCTGAGGAACGGTGA
- a CDS encoding PQQ-binding-like beta-propeller repeat protein has translation MRPRLLVLFALVLSLLAPLPAAASTPAPAADPPWTAEPIGPASVATPTGSGGFIGGVLWFSTRQANPPALVGLDPATGSAVSQIPLPDGLGAWVSAPSGTDVYVGTYTPAKLFRVDTVSGEAEEILTAGGSGAVVYALAVAPDGMVYAGTYESSGGRIFAYDPASGVVTDLGVTVPGQDYVRALAVDDAHVYAGIGSAASLVRIDRATHEVTDLTPPELAGATFVSSLALHDGALLGGVSPRGQLLVVDTADPSRYELVQAPAETFVVAVSGGEPGRAYFAARPSGTLYGYDLWSGAAQALAVPAPEKAASGLTFHDGRVWGLVDGLAYSYDPAGGAVTGLPLDAAGVTPSPEGPMALAADDEHVYVSGSGGVQIHDIARGTSSRVFVPGEAKSVWPADDTVYLSIYTRALIYELPSAAGPVRPLAEIGHEQTRPRDSFLDDGTGRLYVGTEPDYGRYGGALAVYDTGSGELDVYRDIVEDQTISAVTAEGDTVYLGSDIKTGLGTTPIATRAEVAAVDARSGAVRWSTAAPGGATVVGDLRLLGDDLVGLTSAGLLFGLDPATGTLRWQHALGVRASILTPTATGVYTTDGTSILRLTWPEPGAPVVSTVYTGLAGEWYGPPSVTATPDGTALFAVQGRTLVRLDVPGELFAPVAVSGSSSWVGHPDRSSVWQAFVTVTVADAAGAPLAGAFVSATWRGGRATGCVTGDDGGCVLRRTVADAAAATVDVTGVAHASLPQGAVEVSETATVTAPERTSR, from the coding sequence ATGCGCCCACGCCTGCTCGTCCTGTTCGCGCTCGTGCTCTCACTGCTGGCGCCGTTGCCGGCGGCCGCGTCCACACCGGCCCCGGCCGCCGACCCACCCTGGACCGCCGAGCCGATCGGGCCGGCCAGCGTGGCGACGCCCACGGGCTCGGGCGGGTTCATCGGTGGCGTCCTGTGGTTCTCGACCCGCCAGGCCAACCCGCCGGCGCTCGTCGGGCTCGACCCCGCCACCGGCAGTGCCGTCAGCCAGATCCCGCTGCCGGACGGCCTGGGCGCCTGGGTCAGCGCGCCGTCCGGCACGGACGTCTACGTCGGCACGTACACGCCGGCGAAGCTGTTCCGCGTCGACACCGTCAGCGGCGAGGCCGAGGAGATCCTCACGGCCGGCGGCTCCGGCGCGGTCGTCTACGCGCTCGCGGTGGCGCCGGACGGCATGGTGTACGCCGGGACCTACGAGTCCTCCGGCGGACGCATCTTCGCCTACGACCCGGCCAGCGGAGTCGTCACCGACCTCGGCGTCACCGTGCCCGGGCAGGACTACGTCCGCGCCCTGGCGGTTGACGACGCCCACGTCTACGCCGGCATCGGCTCGGCCGCGTCGCTCGTGCGCATCGACCGCGCCACCCACGAGGTCACCGACCTCACTCCCCCGGAGCTCGCCGGCGCCACCTTCGTCTCGTCGTTGGCGTTGCACGACGGTGCGCTGCTGGGCGGCGTGTCGCCGCGCGGCCAGCTGCTCGTCGTCGACACCGCCGACCCGTCCCGCTACGAGCTGGTCCAAGCGCCGGCCGAGACGTTCGTCGTGGCGGTGAGCGGCGGCGAGCCGGGCCGGGCGTACTTCGCGGCCCGGCCGTCGGGGACCCTGTACGGCTACGACCTGTGGTCGGGCGCCGCGCAGGCACTCGCGGTGCCGGCCCCGGAGAAGGCGGCCAGCGGCCTGACGTTCCACGACGGCCGGGTCTGGGGCCTGGTCGACGGGCTCGCCTACAGCTACGACCCGGCCGGCGGCGCCGTCACCGGCCTGCCACTGGACGCCGCCGGCGTCACGCCGAGCCCCGAGGGGCCGATGGCGCTGGCCGCCGACGACGAGCACGTCTACGTGTCGGGCTCCGGCGGCGTCCAGATCCACGACATCGCCCGCGGCACCAGCAGCCGGGTCTTCGTCCCCGGCGAGGCCAAGTCGGTCTGGCCGGCGGACGACACGGTCTACCTGTCGATCTACACCCGGGCGCTGATCTACGAGCTGCCCTCCGCGGCCGGACCGGTGCGGCCACTGGCGGAGATCGGCCACGAGCAGACCCGGCCGCGCGACTCCTTCCTCGACGACGGCACCGGCCGGCTCTACGTCGGCACCGAACCCGACTACGGCCGCTACGGCGGCGCGCTGGCGGTCTACGACACGGGCAGCGGCGAGTTGGACGTCTACCGCGACATCGTCGAGGACCAGACGATCTCCGCGGTCACCGCCGAGGGCGACACCGTCTACCTCGGCAGCGACATCAAGACCGGCCTCGGCACGACGCCCATCGCGACCCGGGCCGAGGTGGCCGCCGTCGACGCCCGGTCCGGCGCCGTGCGGTGGTCGACGGCGGCGCCGGGCGGCGCGACCGTCGTCGGCGATCTTCGCCTCCTCGGCGACGACCTGGTCGGCCTCACGTCGGCCGGGCTGCTGTTCGGACTCGACCCAGCCACCGGCACACTGCGCTGGCAGCACGCGCTGGGCGTCCGGGCGTCGATCCTGACGCCGACGGCCACCGGGGTCTACACGACCGACGGGACGTCCATCCTGCGGCTGACCTGGCCCGAGCCGGGTGCCCCGGTGGTCTCGACCGTCTACACCGGCCTTGCCGGCGAGTGGTACGGCCCGCCGTCGGTGACCGCGACGCCGGACGGCACGGCGCTGTTCGCCGTGCAGGGCCGGACCCTCGTGCGCCTCGACGTGCCCGGCGAGCTGTTCGCGCCGGTGGCCGTGTCCGGGTCGTCGTCGTGGGTGGGGCATCCGGACCGGTCGTCGGTGTGGCAGGCGTTCGTCACCGTCACCGTGGCGGACGCCGCCGGGGCGCCGCTGGCCGGCGCCTTCGTGTCGGCGACGTGGCGGGGCGGCCGCGCCACCGGCTGTGTCACCGGCGACGACGGCGGTTGCGTCCTGCGCCGCACGGTGGCCGACGCCGCCGCGGCCACCGTCGACGTCACCGGCGTCGCGCACGCGTCGCTGCCCCAGGGCGCCGTCGAGGTGTCCGAGACCGCCACCGTCACCGCTCCGGAGAGGACCTCCCGATGA
- a CDS encoding carbohydrate ABC transporter permease — protein sequence MTTLTAPPATATTPPPTRKRRRRSPANAWLTVLLILASVFTVVPFIAVFVLAITPEGAQTIPQRMPDEVTLDNLSAVLSASSFLRWTLNSFVFSIVSVIVILLTAAMAGYAFARKRFPGSNALMWSFLATLMVPAQATLIPMFVLVSKLDGVNTFWGLIVPTLANSQAVFLMRQFIKDLPDDLFDAAKIDGAGEWTVFWRLVLPLTKPVLATLGIFVFLWHWNDFLWPLVIAQTDEMRTLTVGLSTLNAETVTRARIMASAAISVIPCLVIFGVLQRYLVNSIATTGLKG from the coding sequence GTGACCACCCTCACCGCACCGCCCGCGACGGCGACGACGCCGCCGCCCACGAGGAAGCGCCGCCGCCGGTCCCCGGCCAACGCCTGGCTGACCGTGCTGCTGATCCTGGCGTCGGTCTTCACGGTGGTGCCGTTCATCGCGGTGTTCGTGCTGGCGATCACGCCCGAGGGCGCGCAGACCATCCCGCAGCGGATGCCGGACGAGGTGACGCTGGACAACCTGTCCGCGGTGCTGTCGGCGTCGTCGTTCCTGCGCTGGACGCTGAACTCGTTCGTCTTCTCGATCGTCTCGGTCATCGTGATCCTGCTGACCGCGGCGATGGCGGGCTACGCGTTCGCCCGCAAGCGGTTCCCGGGCAGCAACGCGCTGATGTGGTCGTTCCTGGCGACGCTGATGGTGCCGGCGCAGGCCACGCTGATCCCGATGTTCGTGCTGGTGTCGAAGCTGGACGGGGTCAACACGTTCTGGGGGCTGATCGTCCCGACGCTGGCGAACTCGCAGGCGGTCTTCCTGATGCGGCAGTTCATCAAGGACCTGCCCGACGACCTGTTCGACGCGGCGAAGATCGACGGCGCGGGGGAGTGGACGGTGTTCTGGCGGCTGGTGCTGCCGCTCACCAAGCCGGTCCTGGCCACCCTGGGGATCTTCGTGTTCCTCTGGCATTGGAACGACTTCCTGTGGCCGCTGGTGATCGCGCAGACCGACGAGATGCGCACCCTGACGGTCGGGCTGTCGACGCTGAACGCCGAGACGGTGACGCGGGCGCGCATCATGGCGTCGGCGGCCATCAGCGTCATCCCGTGCCTGGTCATCTTCGGCGTCCTGCAGCGGTACCTGGTGAACAGCATCGCGACCACGGGATTGAAGGGCTGA
- a CDS encoding Uma2 family endonuclease: protein MAELEHFPDDGLRYELVDGTLLVTPAPLGPHQDAVLGLALLLRPATPADLKLYIAPRDWQPDGRTSFQPDVFVIRREHDREGPITAPPSLAVEVLSRSTRRTDQALKYATYAEHGVASYWIVDPVEPSIVAYDLKDGAYVEVGRATGDESVTLTTPFEITVTPSLLVSG, encoded by the coding sequence GTGGCGGAGCTCGAGCACTTCCCCGACGACGGCCTGCGCTACGAACTGGTCGACGGGACACTGCTGGTGACGCCCGCACCGCTGGGACCGCACCAGGACGCGGTCCTCGGGCTCGCGCTGCTGCTGCGGCCCGCGACACCCGCTGACCTGAAGCTCTACATCGCGCCTCGCGACTGGCAGCCGGACGGCCGGACGTCGTTCCAGCCCGACGTCTTCGTGATCCGCCGGGAACACGACCGAGAGGGACCCATCACGGCGCCGCCGAGTCTCGCCGTCGAGGTGCTGTCCCGGAGCACGCGGCGCACCGACCAGGCGCTCAAGTACGCGACCTACGCCGAGCACGGGGTGGCGTCCTACTGGATCGTCGACCCGGTCGAGCCGTCGATCGTGGCGTACGACCTGAAGGACGGTGCGTACGTCGAGGTAGGGCGGGCCACCGGCGACGAGAGCGTCACGCTCACGACGCCGTTCGAGATCACCGTCACGCCGAGCTTGCTGGTGTCCGGCTGA
- a CDS encoding twin-arginine translocation signal domain-containing protein, which translates to MTELSRRTFLSAAAAAGALPVLPGVVGTAAAAGAPEPELFGPAAVTAAIVGMAVDGDTGYIVTRGQTPPKVVTVDLASRTVTRIDRLQRGDGGWACTVSGGQVYVGTYPTPDLYRYDPATGEVELLGTIGPSGGFVWCLTTAPDGTVYAGTSPRCELWEYRPDTGVLRNLGRVATDTQFARVVAADDTQVYVGTTPLRHVIAVDRATGAKRDIYPAELERAGSVDPIIATGGRVLVSAGGQVLDLAPDGSDYTVLAPPEPSTMIDALTLTPSGDLLGVARRTGSLYRRAGDALELVDTVNPGDETRGLWQREESVLVGAGGSGVLWFHDLATGDTETFDLTDEADVAGPDLVQYLSYDRDAVYVGGHFYVTVHRPWAGVEPRRIRVNGEIKALLPHEGRVLGAIYPSGELISIDPATDTVTSLGALGHDQQRPWELALDAERGLLLVASMPGTGRLNGALTVLDLATGGMEAYVGVLPDQGLTSVTLHDGIAYLAGDTWGGGGATPTQPAAEVAAFDLESRTVLWRTAPLAGHASLQHVEVHDGFLYGVYKRLSGTWFAMDLATRSVVRQGKVSGYGEIVVHNDQVFAATNFGDYLYRLRPDHDAEQLAGPLVASWFTVPQLEFERGWKAWGVAGRQLARFDLHPRHRR; encoded by the coding sequence ATGACCGAGCTCAGCCGACGCACCTTCCTCTCCGCGGCCGCCGCGGCCGGCGCCCTCCCCGTTCTGCCGGGCGTCGTGGGAACGGCCGCCGCCGCGGGCGCGCCGGAGCCGGAGCTGTTCGGGCCCGCCGCCGTGACGGCGGCCATCGTGGGCATGGCGGTCGACGGTGACACCGGCTACATCGTCACCCGCGGCCAGACCCCGCCCAAGGTGGTCACCGTCGACCTCGCGAGCCGGACCGTCACCCGGATCGACCGCCTCCAGCGCGGCGACGGCGGCTGGGCGTGCACGGTGTCCGGTGGGCAGGTCTACGTCGGCACCTACCCGACCCCCGACCTGTACCGCTACGACCCCGCCACCGGCGAGGTCGAGCTCCTCGGCACCATCGGGCCGTCCGGCGGCTTCGTCTGGTGCCTGACCACGGCGCCGGACGGCACGGTGTACGCGGGCACGTCGCCGCGGTGCGAGCTCTGGGAGTACCGGCCCGACACCGGGGTGCTGCGCAACCTCGGCCGCGTGGCGACGGACACCCAGTTCGCCCGTGTCGTCGCCGCCGACGACACGCAGGTGTATGTGGGCACGACGCCGCTGCGCCACGTCATCGCCGTCGACCGCGCCACCGGGGCGAAGCGCGACATCTACCCGGCGGAGCTGGAGCGGGCCGGGTCGGTCGACCCGATCATCGCGACCGGCGGCCGCGTGCTCGTCTCGGCCGGTGGTCAGGTGCTCGACCTCGCGCCCGACGGCTCCGACTACACGGTGCTCGCCCCGCCCGAGCCGTCGACCATGATCGACGCGCTGACGCTGACGCCGTCGGGCGACCTGCTGGGCGTCGCGCGCCGCACCGGCTCGCTGTACCGGCGGGCGGGCGACGCGCTGGAGCTGGTCGACACCGTCAACCCCGGCGACGAGACCCGCGGCCTGTGGCAGCGCGAGGAGTCGGTGCTGGTGGGCGCCGGTGGCAGCGGGGTGCTGTGGTTCCACGACCTCGCCACCGGCGACACCGAGACGTTCGACCTCACCGACGAGGCGGACGTGGCCGGGCCGGACCTCGTCCAGTACCTCAGCTACGACCGCGACGCCGTGTACGTGGGCGGGCACTTCTACGTCACCGTGCACCGGCCGTGGGCCGGCGTCGAGCCGCGCCGGATCCGGGTGAACGGCGAGATCAAGGCGCTGCTGCCGCACGAGGGCCGGGTGCTGGGCGCGATCTATCCGAGCGGCGAGCTGATCAGCATCGACCCGGCGACCGACACCGTCACGTCGCTGGGCGCGCTCGGCCATGACCAGCAGCGTCCGTGGGAGCTGGCCCTGGACGCCGAGCGCGGCCTGCTGCTCGTCGCGTCGATGCCGGGGACCGGCCGGCTCAACGGTGCGCTGACCGTGCTGGACCTCGCGACCGGCGGGATGGAGGCGTACGTCGGCGTGCTGCCGGACCAGGGCCTGACGTCCGTCACCCTGCACGACGGCATCGCGTACCTGGCCGGCGACACCTGGGGCGGCGGTGGCGCCACACCGACGCAGCCGGCCGCTGAAGTGGCCGCGTTCGACCTGGAGTCCCGGACGGTGCTGTGGCGGACCGCGCCGCTGGCTGGTCACGCCAGCCTCCAGCACGTCGAGGTGCACGACGGGTTCCTGTACGGCGTGTACAAGCGGCTGAGCGGCACGTGGTTCGCGATGGACCTCGCCACCCGCAGCGTGGTGCGTCAGGGCAAGGTCAGCGGCTACGGCGAGATCGTCGTGCACAACGACCAGGTGTTCGCGGCCACCAACTTCGGCGACTACCTCTACCGGCTGCGCCCCGATCACGACGCGGAGCAGCTGGCCGGGCCGCTCGTCGCCAGCTGGTTCACCGTTCCTCAGCTGGAGTTCGAGCGGGGCTGGAAGGCCTGGGGCGTCGCCGGTCGTCAGCTGGCGCGGTTCGACCTGCATCCGCGGCATCGGCGGTGA
- a CDS encoding carbohydrate ABC transporter permease, with product MTLQRTAPPRPTWRQRVRDPGWGVIFVLPMLVLFVIFRFVPSLGAVGMSFTDYRLSGDFSFIGAENYRRLIEDDLFFDSLRVTLMYALMYVPLTLVVSLGTATMLHHVIRGRGLFRGLLFLPYVTSFVMAGIIWIWIYDSDGLLNGALEKVGLGPVPFLTGNQAMVLGSLAVVSVWKSFGYSMLILLAGLKNIPEDVMEAATLDGAGPGAKFRRITLPLLKPVLFFVVVIETIVAFQVFDTIYVMTGGGPARASYGLVYMLYDQGFKFFDFGYAATIGVMLFLVVLAISLVQRYVLDRENT from the coding sequence ATGACGTTGCAACGCACGGCCCCGCCTCGCCCGACGTGGCGGCAGCGCGTCCGCGACCCCGGCTGGGGCGTGATCTTCGTCCTGCCGATGCTCGTGCTGTTCGTGATCTTCCGGTTCGTGCCGAGCCTCGGCGCGGTCGGGATGAGCTTCACCGACTACCGGCTGAGCGGGGACTTCTCGTTCATCGGCGCGGAGAACTACCGCCGGTTGATCGAGGACGATCTGTTCTTCGACAGCCTGCGCGTCACCCTGATGTACGCGCTGATGTACGTGCCGCTGACGCTGGTGGTGTCGCTGGGCACGGCCACGATGCTGCACCACGTGATCCGCGGCCGCGGGCTGTTCCGCGGGCTGCTGTTCCTGCCGTACGTCACCTCGTTCGTCATGGCCGGCATCATCTGGATCTGGATCTACGACTCCGACGGGCTGCTCAACGGCGCGCTGGAGAAGGTCGGCCTCGGGCCGGTGCCGTTCCTCACCGGCAACCAGGCGATGGTGCTGGGGTCGCTGGCCGTGGTGTCGGTGTGGAAGAGCTTCGGCTACTCGATGCTCATCCTGCTGGCCGGGCTGAAGAACATCCCCGAGGACGTCATGGAGGCGGCGACGCTCGACGGTGCCGGCCCGGGCGCGAAGTTCCGGCGCATCACGCTGCCGCTGCTGAAGCCGGTGCTCTTCTTCGTGGTGGTCATCGAGACGATCGTGGCGTTCCAGGTGTTCGACACCATCTACGTCATGACCGGCGGCGGCCCGGCCCGCGCGTCCTACGGCTTGGTGTACATGCTGTACGACCAGGGCTTCAAGTTCTTCGACTTCGGCTACGCCGCCACCATCGGCGTCATGCTGTTCCTCGTGGTCCTCGCGATCTCGCTGGTGCAGCGCTACGTCCTGGACCGGGAGAACACGTGA